The Lycium ferocissimum isolate CSIRO_LF1 chromosome 1, AGI_CSIRO_Lferr_CH_V1, whole genome shotgun sequence genome includes a region encoding these proteins:
- the LOC132063605 gene encoding acylamino-acid-releasing enzyme-like isoform X1 — protein sequence MENSGASPLKDTPVELDAVSEEEYFSQSTLLKEFIEIPTIEKAWTLKSNIGSSQVMFSINQPNLLENKKRRYASFSHISKEKDDSVQFHWAAFPIEMDTASLMVPSPSGSKLVVVRNAENGSPTRFEIWSSSQMEREFHVPSSIHGSVYSDGWFEGISWNSDETLIAYVAEDPVCAKPTFTCFGYEKGDCLDKDCNSWKGQGDWEEGWGEAYAGKRLPKPFVININSGEVRALDGIEKSVSVGQVIWAPPVKGSLQYLVFVGWPSGMRKLGIKYCTNRPCSLYAVRAPSFRSEPRLSGTDANLSAVMLTESISSAYFPRFSPDGKFLVFLSSKSAVDSGAHNGTESLHRIDWSFDAEPLPHNKIVDLVPVVMCAEDGGFPGLYCSNILSTPWLSDGRTMILSSAWGSTLVILTVDVLRGDVSRISPSTSEFSWDVLTLDGDNIIAICSSPVDVPEIKYGCLVGNASDNTSWNWLDISSPITKCSEKVRSLLSSKEFYIMPIPVRNVSEDLTRGASKPYEAIFASSKSKKHDACDPLIVVLHGGPHCVSLSSFSKSSAFLCSLGFSLLIVSYRGSLGFGEEAVQSLPRRAGSQDVSDVLAAIDHVIGMGFANPSKIASVGISHGGFLTTHLIGQAPEKFAAAAARNPVCNLALMVGTTDIPDWCYFEAFGSEAKSNFTAAPSAEHLAVFYKKSPISHVSKVQAPTLMLLGSKDLRVPITDGLQYARALQEKGVEVKVMTFPDDIHELDRPRTDFESFLNIGVWFKKYCS from the exons ATGGAAAATTCTGGAGCAAGCCCTTTAAAAGATACTCCCGTTGAATTAGATGCAGTTTCAGAGGAAGAGTACTTTTCTCAGTCTACATTACTCAAAGAATTTATTGAAATCCCCACAATTGAGAAGGCATGGACTTTGAAATCTAACATTG GAAGCTCACAGGTTATGTTCTCAATTAACCAACCTAACTTACTGGAGAACAAGAAGAGGAGATATGCATCATTTAGTCACATTTCTAAAGAAAAAGATGATTCTGTACAATTTCATTGGGCTGCTTTCCCTATTGAGATGGATACAGCATCTTTGATGGTTCCCTCTCCATCAGGCTCAAAGCTTGTTGTAGTTCGAAATGCTGAAAATGGTTCTCCTACTCGCTTTGAGATTTGGAGTTCATCTCAGATGGAAAGGGAGTTTCATGTTCCTTCGTCTATCCACGGATCTGTATATTCCGATGGATG GTTCGAGGGAATTTCCTGGAATTCTGATGAGACTTTGATTGCTTATGTTGCTGAGGATCCTGTTTGTGCAAAACCTACATTTACATGTTTTGGCTACGAAAAAGGGGATTGTCTAGATAAAGACTGCAATAGCTGGAAAGGACAAGGAGATTGGGAAGAGGGCTGGGGCGAAGCATATGCTGGGAAAAGGCTACCGAAGCCTTTTGTCATCAACATTAATAG CGGAGAGGTACGCGCTCTAGATGGCATAGAGAAGTCAGTGAGTGTTGGACAAGTTATCTGGGCTCCACCGGTGAAGGGCTCACTACAATATCTAGTTTTTGTTGGGTGGCCATCAGGGATGAGAAAGCTTGGTATCAAATACTGCACTAATAGGCCTTGTTCTCTTTATGCTGTTAGAGCTCCTAGTTTTAGATCAGAACCACGTCTATCTGG GACGGATGCAAACCTATCGGCAGTTATGCTGACAGAGAGCATAAGTAGTGCATACTTCCCTCGTTTTAG TCCAGATGGaaaattcttggtgtttttatCTTCAAAAAGTGCTGTAGATTCTGGAGCACATAATGGAACAGAGTCACTTCATAGAATTGATTGGTCCTTTGATGCAGAGCCACTTCCGCATAATAAAATTGTTGATTTG GTTCCTGTTGTGATGTGTGCTGAAGATGGAGGCTTCCCTGGGCTATATTGTTCAAATATTCTTAGTACCCCGTGGCTTTCTGATGGACGCACTATGATTTTATCATCTGCCTGGGGCAGCACCCTAGTTATACTAACCGTGGATGTCTTGAG AGGAGATGTATCACGAATCAGCCCTAGCACATCAGAGTTTTCATGGGATGTCCTTACTCTGGATGGTGACAATATAATTGCAA TATGTAGCAGTCCAGTTGATGTTCCTGAAATCAAGTATGGTTGTCTTGTCGGGAATGCCTCCGATAACACCAGCTGGAATTGGCTAGATATCTCAAGCCCCATAACCAAATGCTCTGAAAAG GTGAGGTCTTTGTTGTCATCCAAGGAATTTTATATAATGCCGATCCCTGTAAGAAATGTCTCTGAGGATCTCACAAGAG GTGCAAGCAAACCTTATGAAGCTATTTTTGCATCCTCCAAATCAAAGAAGCATGATGCATGTGACCCACTGATTGTAGTCCTTCATGGGGGTCCTCACTGTGTTTCATTGTCAAGCTTCTCAAAGTCTTCAGCTTTCCTTTGCTCGCTTGGATTTAGCTTGCTTATTGTAAGTTACAG AGGTTCCTTGGGATTTGGTGAGGAAGCAGTGCAATCTCTTCCAAGGAGGGCGGGTTCGCAG GATGTTAGTGATGTACTTGCTGCCATAGACCATGTCATTGGGATGGGATTTGCAAATCCGTCCAAAATTGCTTCTGTTGGCATATCCCATGGTGGATTTTTGACAACACACTTGATAGGCCAG GCACCAGAAAAGTTTGCTGCTGCAGCTGCTAGGAACCCAGTATGCAACCTTGCTCTAATGGTTGGTACAACTGATATACCTGATTGGTGCTATTTTGAGGCATTTGGAAGTGAAGCAAAATCAAACTTTACAGCAGCACCTTCAGCTGAACACCTTGCTGTATTCTACAAGAAGTCCCCAATTTCACATGTATCCAAG GTCCAAGCTCCCACACTCATGCTTTTAGGTTCCAAGGATCTTCGCGTGCCCATTACTGATGGATTACAA TATGCACGAGCATTGCAGGAGAAAGGGGTAGAAGTTAAGGTGATGACGTTTCCTGATGACATACACGAACTCGACAG ACCAAGAACGGACTTTGAAAGCTTTCTTAACATTGGAGTGTGGTTTAAGAAGTACTGCTCATAG
- the LOC132063605 gene encoding acylamino-acid-releasing enzyme-like isoform X2: MENSGASPLKDTPVELDAVSEEEYFSQSTLLKEFIEIPTIEKAWTLKSNIGSSQVMFSINQPNLLENKKRRYASFSHISKEKDDSVQFHWAAFPIEMDTASLMVPSPSGSKLVVVRNAENGSPTRFEIWSSSQMEREFHVPSSIHGSVYSDGWFEGISWNSDETLIAYVAEDPVCAKPTFTCFGYEKGDCLDKDCNSWKGQGDWEEGWGEAYAGKRLPKPFVININSGEVRALDGIEKSVSVGQVIWAPPVKGSLQYLVFVGWPSGMRKLGIKYCTNRPCSLYAVRAPSFRSEPRLSGTDANLSAVMLTESISSAYFPRFSPDGKFLVFLSSKSAVDSGAHNGTESLHRIDWSFDAEPLPHNKIVDLVPVVMCAEDGGFPGLYCSNILSTPWLSDGRTMILSSAWGSTLVILTVDVLRGDVSRISPSTSEFSWDVLTLDGDNIIAICSSPVDVPEIKYGCLVGNASDNTSWNWLDISSPITKCSEKVRSLLSSKEFYIMPIPVRNVSEDLTRGASKPYEAIFASSKSKKHDACDPLIVVLHGGPHCVSLSSFSKSSAFLCSLGFSLLIVSYRGSLGFGEEAVQSLPRRAGSQAPEKFAAAAARNPVCNLALMVGTTDIPDWCYFEAFGSEAKSNFTAAPSAEHLAVFYKKSPISHVSKVQAPTLMLLGSKDLRVPITDGLQYARALQEKGVEVKVMTFPDDIHELDRPRTDFESFLNIGVWFKKYCS; this comes from the exons ATGGAAAATTCTGGAGCAAGCCCTTTAAAAGATACTCCCGTTGAATTAGATGCAGTTTCAGAGGAAGAGTACTTTTCTCAGTCTACATTACTCAAAGAATTTATTGAAATCCCCACAATTGAGAAGGCATGGACTTTGAAATCTAACATTG GAAGCTCACAGGTTATGTTCTCAATTAACCAACCTAACTTACTGGAGAACAAGAAGAGGAGATATGCATCATTTAGTCACATTTCTAAAGAAAAAGATGATTCTGTACAATTTCATTGGGCTGCTTTCCCTATTGAGATGGATACAGCATCTTTGATGGTTCCCTCTCCATCAGGCTCAAAGCTTGTTGTAGTTCGAAATGCTGAAAATGGTTCTCCTACTCGCTTTGAGATTTGGAGTTCATCTCAGATGGAAAGGGAGTTTCATGTTCCTTCGTCTATCCACGGATCTGTATATTCCGATGGATG GTTCGAGGGAATTTCCTGGAATTCTGATGAGACTTTGATTGCTTATGTTGCTGAGGATCCTGTTTGTGCAAAACCTACATTTACATGTTTTGGCTACGAAAAAGGGGATTGTCTAGATAAAGACTGCAATAGCTGGAAAGGACAAGGAGATTGGGAAGAGGGCTGGGGCGAAGCATATGCTGGGAAAAGGCTACCGAAGCCTTTTGTCATCAACATTAATAG CGGAGAGGTACGCGCTCTAGATGGCATAGAGAAGTCAGTGAGTGTTGGACAAGTTATCTGGGCTCCACCGGTGAAGGGCTCACTACAATATCTAGTTTTTGTTGGGTGGCCATCAGGGATGAGAAAGCTTGGTATCAAATACTGCACTAATAGGCCTTGTTCTCTTTATGCTGTTAGAGCTCCTAGTTTTAGATCAGAACCACGTCTATCTGG GACGGATGCAAACCTATCGGCAGTTATGCTGACAGAGAGCATAAGTAGTGCATACTTCCCTCGTTTTAG TCCAGATGGaaaattcttggtgtttttatCTTCAAAAAGTGCTGTAGATTCTGGAGCACATAATGGAACAGAGTCACTTCATAGAATTGATTGGTCCTTTGATGCAGAGCCACTTCCGCATAATAAAATTGTTGATTTG GTTCCTGTTGTGATGTGTGCTGAAGATGGAGGCTTCCCTGGGCTATATTGTTCAAATATTCTTAGTACCCCGTGGCTTTCTGATGGACGCACTATGATTTTATCATCTGCCTGGGGCAGCACCCTAGTTATACTAACCGTGGATGTCTTGAG AGGAGATGTATCACGAATCAGCCCTAGCACATCAGAGTTTTCATGGGATGTCCTTACTCTGGATGGTGACAATATAATTGCAA TATGTAGCAGTCCAGTTGATGTTCCTGAAATCAAGTATGGTTGTCTTGTCGGGAATGCCTCCGATAACACCAGCTGGAATTGGCTAGATATCTCAAGCCCCATAACCAAATGCTCTGAAAAG GTGAGGTCTTTGTTGTCATCCAAGGAATTTTATATAATGCCGATCCCTGTAAGAAATGTCTCTGAGGATCTCACAAGAG GTGCAAGCAAACCTTATGAAGCTATTTTTGCATCCTCCAAATCAAAGAAGCATGATGCATGTGACCCACTGATTGTAGTCCTTCATGGGGGTCCTCACTGTGTTTCATTGTCAAGCTTCTCAAAGTCTTCAGCTTTCCTTTGCTCGCTTGGATTTAGCTTGCTTATTGTAAGTTACAG AGGTTCCTTGGGATTTGGTGAGGAAGCAGTGCAATCTCTTCCAAGGAGGGCGGGTTCGCAG GCACCAGAAAAGTTTGCTGCTGCAGCTGCTAGGAACCCAGTATGCAACCTTGCTCTAATGGTTGGTACAACTGATATACCTGATTGGTGCTATTTTGAGGCATTTGGAAGTGAAGCAAAATCAAACTTTACAGCAGCACCTTCAGCTGAACACCTTGCTGTATTCTACAAGAAGTCCCCAATTTCACATGTATCCAAG GTCCAAGCTCCCACACTCATGCTTTTAGGTTCCAAGGATCTTCGCGTGCCCATTACTGATGGATTACAA TATGCACGAGCATTGCAGGAGAAAGGGGTAGAAGTTAAGGTGATGACGTTTCCTGATGACATACACGAACTCGACAG ACCAAGAACGGACTTTGAAAGCTTTCTTAACATTGGAGTGTGGTTTAAGAAGTACTGCTCATAG
- the LOC132063605 gene encoding acylamino-acid-releasing enzyme-like isoform X3, giving the protein MFSINQPNLLENKKRRYASFSHISKEKDDSVQFHWAAFPIEMDTASLMVPSPSGSKLVVVRNAENGSPTRFEIWSSSQMEREFHVPSSIHGSVYSDGWFEGISWNSDETLIAYVAEDPVCAKPTFTCFGYEKGDCLDKDCNSWKGQGDWEEGWGEAYAGKRLPKPFVININSGEVRALDGIEKSVSVGQVIWAPPVKGSLQYLVFVGWPSGMRKLGIKYCTNRPCSLYAVRAPSFRSEPRLSGTDANLSAVMLTESISSAYFPRFSPDGKFLVFLSSKSAVDSGAHNGTESLHRIDWSFDAEPLPHNKIVDLVPVVMCAEDGGFPGLYCSNILSTPWLSDGRTMILSSAWGSTLVILTVDVLRGDVSRISPSTSEFSWDVLTLDGDNIIAICSSPVDVPEIKYGCLVGNASDNTSWNWLDISSPITKCSEKVRSLLSSKEFYIMPIPVRNVSEDLTRGASKPYEAIFASSKSKKHDACDPLIVVLHGGPHCVSLSSFSKSSAFLCSLGFSLLIVSYRGSLGFGEEAVQSLPRRAGSQDVSDVLAAIDHVIGMGFANPSKIASVGISHGGFLTTHLIGQAPEKFAAAAARNPVCNLALMVGTTDIPDWCYFEAFGSEAKSNFTAAPSAEHLAVFYKKSPISHVSKVQAPTLMLLGSKDLRVPITDGLQYARALQEKGVEVKVMTFPDDIHELDRPRTDFESFLNIGVWFKKYCS; this is encoded by the exons ATGTTCTCAATTAACCAACCTAACTTACTGGAGAACAAGAAGAGGAGATATGCATCATTTAGTCACATTTCTAAAGAAAAAGATGATTCTGTACAATTTCATTGGGCTGCTTTCCCTATTGAGATGGATACAGCATCTTTGATGGTTCCCTCTCCATCAGGCTCAAAGCTTGTTGTAGTTCGAAATGCTGAAAATGGTTCTCCTACTCGCTTTGAGATTTGGAGTTCATCTCAGATGGAAAGGGAGTTTCATGTTCCTTCGTCTATCCACGGATCTGTATATTCCGATGGATG GTTCGAGGGAATTTCCTGGAATTCTGATGAGACTTTGATTGCTTATGTTGCTGAGGATCCTGTTTGTGCAAAACCTACATTTACATGTTTTGGCTACGAAAAAGGGGATTGTCTAGATAAAGACTGCAATAGCTGGAAAGGACAAGGAGATTGGGAAGAGGGCTGGGGCGAAGCATATGCTGGGAAAAGGCTACCGAAGCCTTTTGTCATCAACATTAATAG CGGAGAGGTACGCGCTCTAGATGGCATAGAGAAGTCAGTGAGTGTTGGACAAGTTATCTGGGCTCCACCGGTGAAGGGCTCACTACAATATCTAGTTTTTGTTGGGTGGCCATCAGGGATGAGAAAGCTTGGTATCAAATACTGCACTAATAGGCCTTGTTCTCTTTATGCTGTTAGAGCTCCTAGTTTTAGATCAGAACCACGTCTATCTGG GACGGATGCAAACCTATCGGCAGTTATGCTGACAGAGAGCATAAGTAGTGCATACTTCCCTCGTTTTAG TCCAGATGGaaaattcttggtgtttttatCTTCAAAAAGTGCTGTAGATTCTGGAGCACATAATGGAACAGAGTCACTTCATAGAATTGATTGGTCCTTTGATGCAGAGCCACTTCCGCATAATAAAATTGTTGATTTG GTTCCTGTTGTGATGTGTGCTGAAGATGGAGGCTTCCCTGGGCTATATTGTTCAAATATTCTTAGTACCCCGTGGCTTTCTGATGGACGCACTATGATTTTATCATCTGCCTGGGGCAGCACCCTAGTTATACTAACCGTGGATGTCTTGAG AGGAGATGTATCACGAATCAGCCCTAGCACATCAGAGTTTTCATGGGATGTCCTTACTCTGGATGGTGACAATATAATTGCAA TATGTAGCAGTCCAGTTGATGTTCCTGAAATCAAGTATGGTTGTCTTGTCGGGAATGCCTCCGATAACACCAGCTGGAATTGGCTAGATATCTCAAGCCCCATAACCAAATGCTCTGAAAAG GTGAGGTCTTTGTTGTCATCCAAGGAATTTTATATAATGCCGATCCCTGTAAGAAATGTCTCTGAGGATCTCACAAGAG GTGCAAGCAAACCTTATGAAGCTATTTTTGCATCCTCCAAATCAAAGAAGCATGATGCATGTGACCCACTGATTGTAGTCCTTCATGGGGGTCCTCACTGTGTTTCATTGTCAAGCTTCTCAAAGTCTTCAGCTTTCCTTTGCTCGCTTGGATTTAGCTTGCTTATTGTAAGTTACAG AGGTTCCTTGGGATTTGGTGAGGAAGCAGTGCAATCTCTTCCAAGGAGGGCGGGTTCGCAG GATGTTAGTGATGTACTTGCTGCCATAGACCATGTCATTGGGATGGGATTTGCAAATCCGTCCAAAATTGCTTCTGTTGGCATATCCCATGGTGGATTTTTGACAACACACTTGATAGGCCAG GCACCAGAAAAGTTTGCTGCTGCAGCTGCTAGGAACCCAGTATGCAACCTTGCTCTAATGGTTGGTACAACTGATATACCTGATTGGTGCTATTTTGAGGCATTTGGAAGTGAAGCAAAATCAAACTTTACAGCAGCACCTTCAGCTGAACACCTTGCTGTATTCTACAAGAAGTCCCCAATTTCACATGTATCCAAG GTCCAAGCTCCCACACTCATGCTTTTAGGTTCCAAGGATCTTCGCGTGCCCATTACTGATGGATTACAA TATGCACGAGCATTGCAGGAGAAAGGGGTAGAAGTTAAGGTGATGACGTTTCCTGATGACATACACGAACTCGACAG ACCAAGAACGGACTTTGAAAGCTTTCTTAACATTGGAGTGTGGTTTAAGAAGTACTGCTCATAG